A region of Stigmatopora nigra isolate UIUO_SnigA chromosome 6, RoL_Snig_1.1, whole genome shotgun sequence DNA encodes the following proteins:
- the LOC144198048 gene encoding keratin, type I cytoskeletal 13-like: MQSSYSISGGPITMSRQSYSYSSRAAPKAHSLSGLSFRGPRISSSTMHGVSSGFGGGYGTGCFDLSNALDQTSIQLNEKATMQNLNDRLATYLDKVRSLEAANAKLEKQIKEYYEQKGPAAERDYSNYWAIINDLKDKIMGATIGNANILLQIDNSKLAADDFRTKYEHELMMRQSVEADIANLRRLLDQTTLTKSDLEMQIEGLQDELAYLKKNHAEELAAMRSQLSGTINVEVDAAPQQDLNKVLEEIRAQYETITDKHRRDQEAWFNEKSAILSKEVTISTESIQTSKTEIGDLRRTLQGLEIELQSQLSMKGALENTLAETEARYSAMLAGFQNTINMLEVDLANVRASIEQQGQDYRMLLDIKTRLEQEIATYRSLLDTEESRPIGSGSSKTTVTTTTVRSSS; encoded by the exons ATGCAGTCCAGCTACAGCATTTCCGGCGGACCCATCACCATGAGCAGGCAGAGTTACAGCTACTCGTCCAGAGCCGCGCCCAAGGCTCATAGCTTGTCTGGACTCAGCTTCAGAGGTCCTCGCATCTCCTCTTCCACCATGCACGGTGTGTCATCTGGATTCGGTGGCGGCTATGGAACAGGCTGCTTCGACCTGTCCAATGCCTTGGACCAGACTTCCATTCAGTTGAACGAGAAGGCCACCATGCAGAACCTGAATGACCGTCTGGCCACCTACCTGGACAAGGTGCGCTCTCTTGAGGCTGCCAACGCCAAGCTGGAGAAGCAGATCAAAGAGTACTACGAGCAGAAAGGGCCCGCGGCCGAGAGAGACTACAGCAACTATTGGGCCATTATCAATGACCTGAAGGACAAG ATCATGGGCGCAACCATTGGCAACGCCAATATCCTGCTCCAGATTGACAACTCCAAACTGGCTGCTGACGACTTCAGAACCAA ATACGAGCATGAGCTGATGATGCGCCAATCTGTTGAGGCCGACATCGCCAACCTGCGTCGTCTGCTCGACCAGACCACTCTGACTAAGTCCGACTTGGAGATGCAGATCGAGGGCCTGCAAGACGAACTGGCCTACCTCAAGAAGAACCACGCAGAG GAGCTGGCAGCCATGCGATCACAGCTGTCCGGCACTATCAATGTGGAGGTTGATGCCGCACCCCAACAGGACCTCAACAAAGTCCTGGAGGAGATCCGCGCCCAGTATGAGACTATCACAGATAAACACCGCCGCGACCAGGAGGCTTGGTTTAAtgagaag tCGGCTATCTTGTCAAAGGAGGTGACAATCAGCACAGAGTCCATCCAGACATCCAAGACAGAAATCGGAGACCTGAGACGTACGCTGCAGGGCCTGGAGATCGAGCTGCAGTCTCAACTCAGCATG AAAGGGGCGTTGGAAAACACGTTGGCAGAAACAGAGGCTCGTTACAGCGCCATGCTCGCCGGCTTCCAGAACACAATCAACATGCTGGAGGTAGACCTAGCCAACGTGCGCGCCAGTATTGAGCAGCAGGGCCAGGACTACAGGATGCTGCTGGACATCAAGACAAGGCTGGAACAGGAGATTGCAACCTACAGAAGCCTGCTGGACACAGAGGAATCCAG ACCTATTGGTTCAG GGAGCAGTAAGACCACAGTCACAACTACCACCGTGCGCAGTTCCAGCTAA